Within the Accipiter gentilis chromosome 12, bAccGen1.1, whole genome shotgun sequence genome, the region TTTCACTAGGAGAAAAGAGCTAATCATATAATATAATGTCAATTCTAAGTGTGTTTGGAATATGCTAGAAAAATTGTCCTGAGTGTCCATGATATGATTATAGCAGCCTTTAAGAAAAGCCTGAAATGAGATCTTTTATTAAAAGTACAGTCTAATTTCTTAAGCCTTATTATTAATATACTTTTGTGTCATTTATTCTGGGCATTTTATTTCGACCCAAGTTAGAAACTGCAACTCTTCAAATATAAGTTCAGAGTACTGATAGTATTGAAGAGGTCCTGAGAAGTACTTGGTGTGGTGCTAATCTTTGAGTAGCTTCAAATCACCATTATTAAGCACTACGTCTTAATACAGCAGTCAGTATTGCATGCCTCTGTGGGTAAAGGATTCCTACCTATGCTGTTTCAagggaaaatacagctttttttagaTAAATATTTAAGTGCATGAtgcacttaaaataaaaagtaaatttaaaaaaaaaaacaaaaaacaacaaaacaaatgaaataaaattggaaaaagaCCTCTacctccacccccaaaaaaaccccaaacaccaaaacccaccaaaacaaaaaaagaaccaacacacaaaaccccactCAGGTGTTACTGCCTGATTTTATAGCAGTAGTATTGCAGTTAAATGTTTTGAAGCTTAAAAGGCGCCTATCAATTTGATTCCAAGTATTCTGGACTTCATTCTTTCATTCTTAAATTTTGATTTGACAGAGCAGGAATGTATTTCTAGCAGAATAGAGGATGCTTTAGGGGTCTGTTAAAACTTGACATTTGAGAGGTAGTTTTTGGTGGCAGAAAGGATTCTTTGAATATGCAGGTCAAAGGTGACTACCAGCCCCTTATTCCTGCAATTTGAGCCATTTGAGAGTTAAGTAAAGAAAGCTTTGAAGAAGAGGGCttgtggggggcaggggggattgTGTTAGATCTTCTAGGCTATCAGGCTATAGCAAGACCCTGAAGGAGAATTCTGGAGCAAGTGAAGATATAAGACTGCTGAATGGCAGGACCtattataaaaacaaacacaaaacctgaTTGTGTTTAACATTTCTCTTGTAGGATATGCCCAAACCCACGGAAGAGAAGATTAAGTTGATTCTCAGTCAGAGTGCCTGGACTTCTCAATCCAGTTCTTTGCCGTCTTGTTTATCTAGACTTTCTGGAAAATCTGAAACTGGGAAGACAGGCTTAATTAATCTAGGAAATACTTGCTACATGAACAGTGTTATTCAAGCACTTTTTATGGCTACAGAGTAAGTCCTTTTTAATGGCTCTTTTCATTGCAAATTAACTATTGCAGTTGTTGCATTCTTGCTGTTCACCAAATATTAACAAGTCCTGGGGTCTCTCAGCTTGCTAGAGCTGAGTGGGTTTCTTTGTACTCAGTTACTGATTGCTTTGCTAAAGTCCAGCTCTCTGAAACTGCTATTTTAGCCTTTAAAAATCCTGATCCTTTTGTTCAGCGTCAAAAGACAAGTCCCTTTTTCCTCACTGTCCTTGCTCCCTCTGGTATTGTAAAAGTTTATGGTGATGCTTTTGGTATCATCTGGAagctattggggaaaaaaaattgtctgtctATAGCTCATTCTTACACATTGAAATGTTTAAAGAAATGGGTTTTCTGCAGTGTTAGTTCCTCCTGTACAGTAGTTTTGCATCTGCACTAGAGCAGAATCCAGGTATTGAAGGGAAGTGTtacatgttttgctttctttcaaattGAAGTAATTATCTGAGCTGGAATAATAACTGCATTGTTGTTAGAAATGTAGCAAGGAAGctcatgtgtattttttttcctacccagTTTCAGAAGACATGTTTTATCTCTGAATCTAAATGGGTGTAATTCACTAATGAGAAAATTACAGCATCTTTTTGCGTTTTTGGCCCATACCCAGGTATGTCAGTTTATTTCATCTGCTATTTTTTAAGCCTAGATGTATATACCAAAATATAGCAACAAACATGCCATGGGAGGAGTTGTCTtgagtatattaaaaatataaatatgatAGCTTTATAGGGGAATGAGTCTGCCTCCAAATGTTCAGATGGTGTGGATGGACTTGGAGAAATCTATATTTCGTAAGTGGAACATGTTGGCATTGTGTTGTTTTTATAAATGAGCAGTAATGCCTTCTTTGAGAAGCCAAAATGAAAAAGTCCAAATAAAACCTGACTTGATATACAAATCAGGGTAAACTGGGACTTTCTGCAGTGATTTTTACACTAAATTTTATTGTAGTCCAAATTCTACAGTGAACTTTATTAAATGTTCAGAACATTTTGCTAGTGCTAGAAACACATAAGACACTTTCGTTCTTTTTGATTATAACAATAAACTTGTTGTGAAGAGGATGAGGCTGGatcaccttaaaaataaattggtaCTTATGAAATACTGGTgttcttctgaaaaaagaaaacattttaagcttGCCAGCAAGAACAGTAACTGCTATTACACATAACATCTGGTTTACACTCACTACACACTTAATATTTGCCTGCAGGATCCACTACTTTTATCTTTGTACTAGAGGCTATTACTACAAAATTAATTGTGCTCTCTTCCTGTGAATAAGTGGTTTAAATGTTTGTGTACCATGTTTCGTACAGTTCCTCTAATGTAGTCCAAAGTTCAGTGCTCAATATCAAAGTAATACAACTTTTTATGTAACATTGTCTGTCTCTCTCTTATGCGAACAGAGGGAGGCATATGCTCCTAGAATTTTCTTTGAGGCTTCCAGACCACCATGGTTCACCCCTCGATCCCAGCAGGATTGCTCAGAATATCTCAGATTCCTGCTAGACAGGTACAGTTATTGTCCCATTAATGGGAATGAATCTACAGTCTTATCACATTATGTTGAACTCCTAGGAGCAGTCATGTAACAATTCCACTGTGTGAGTGGGGACCAGGAATTTTGGGCCTCATTCTTGGCTGTCTCTGGTTTTCTGTATGGTCTATAAAACACTTTTCTTCATGGGTTTAATCTGTGGTAAAGTCTGGATACTATCCTGTATCCACAGCATTTAAAGCAGGTTATAGTGGTAGTAATGTTCCATTTTTACAAATCTAAACTTGGGTGTTATGTTAGAGTCATGGTCCTGTTGTAAAAATTAATGCAGTTGCTGAAAGCAGTTTAGTCGTGGATCTGGAATTTCCTGTTGGTGGAGACAGCTATATTTCATACAGGTCAGATAAGTCATGAAGAAATGTACATGCATTTATAACCAGTTTAATAAACAAGCAAATTAACTGTGGCACAGataaaaatatctaaatttaTTAGTAGCTCTCTTTAATTTTGGCTTGCTGAGATGTGGCTTAGCAATATTGGTTTATGACACATTCCACTTTTCCAAAAGTTTATTTCAATAGtgaaataatgttctttttttttccctttttttccttctcccctcccccatcttgagtttcttttttggtttggtttttcttgcTGTAGTTTATTAACTTTTTTGGCTACAAAATCctgaccttttcttttctttggaaatagtCTGGCACTAGATAAATAGCTAGTTGTTCTCTTACAAAATCTGACATACAGAACCAGTCAACTAGAGAACTGATTTATTAAAGATAATGtaatgataaataataaaattgttgTTTGTTAGGTTATTTAATACTTGCCAGTTCTTTCAATATATCCATTGTGTTCTGTTATATATAATGAAACCCACATTAAATGTATTTGTGCTTCTCTCATACTCTGTTTTGGATAGTACTGACCTGTATGGTTCAGCTTGcttatataaaaataagaaatggctTTTTTAATATAGGACACTTCTAGCCACTTAACCATCTATATTTTTTAGCATAACTGGAAATGGTGCAGCAATATTTGTTTGCAAAATAGCACAGCtacttggatttatttttctttgccttcaggCTGCATGAAGAAGAGAGAACCTTGAAAGCGCTGTCTTCAGCAAAGACTTCTGAAAGTATAATAATGAATGAAGATTCCCAGACACAAGAAGCTGTCCATAAAGCGCAAGTATTTGCTGAAGCACCTTGTATGGGAAGTGAGGAAAGAACTCTGATAGAGAAGATGTTTGGAGGAAAATTGAAGACTACTATATGCTGTTTGAACTGCAAAAGTATGTCTCAAAAGGAAGAAGCTTTCACAGATCTCTCTCTGGCTTTCTGTCCTCCAGCTTCCTTGGAGAACATTGGCCCAAAATGTATGGAACGTTCTGAAGTGAAAGATGACTATGTGGTGCAAACTAATACTTCAGCAACTAGTCCTGCTGGAGGAATACCTTTCAATAATTTGGAAGTAAATGGTGGATGTGACACAATAATGAATGAAGGAACCATAAAAGATTTTTCTACTGAGCCAAACTCTGAGAATACTGCAAGTTCTGAACTCAACAAAGTTCAAGATAATAGGGATATGTCTCAGAGGCTAGTAGGTAAAAACACCCTGTCAGTTACAGacttactgaattattttctggcACCTGAGATCCTCAGTGGAGACAATAAGTATTATTGTGAAAAGTGTGCCTCTCTACAGAATGCTGAGAAAACTATGCAAATCATTGAGGAACCTGAATACCTCATTCTCACTCTCTTGAGATTTTCATATGATCCAAAGTGTCATATAAGGCGCAAAATCTTGGACAATGTGTCTCTGCCACTTGTTTTGGAACTGCCAGTCAGAAAAGCAACATCGCCACTAGCTGTAGTTTCAGGAGGTTGGTCTGTTGGTGTTGAGATTTCTGATATTGGAGAAAATCTTGCTAAAAAACTGAAGCCCTCAGGTGCTGATGAAGTGACCTGCCCACAATTGGTGCCCTACATGTTAAGCTCTGTGGTGGTGCATTCTGGTGTATCCTCTGAAAGTGGACATTATTATTCATACGCTAGAAATGTTACTGGGTCAGGGCCTTCAGGACTCTGCCATCAGTCTACAGCtctttctttagtttctcctcAGGATAAATTGTTGACAGAGGAGAGTCCTTGTACTGTTGTAGAAAATGAGCTGGACGCTGAGATGCCAAGAGAATGGTTTCTGTTCAATGACAGCAGAGTGACATTTACCTCATTTCAGTCAGTCCAGAAAATTACCAGTAGATTTCCAAAGGACACTGCTTATGTTCTGTTTTACAAGAAACAAAATAGCACCTGTGGCTTCAACACCAATTCGGCAAATGGACTCTGGGTAAATGGAGACCCTCCCCTACAAAAAGACCTCATGGATGCAATTACGAAAGATAACAAACTGTACTTGCAGGTAAGACGGAAATTGTATATGAAGAGTGGTCTCCTTAAAACTCACAAGAGGCAGTTTAATAGAAAGGAAAAGTTAACTTTTAAATATTCTGGTTTATTAACTTTATAAATCGCCAATCTTGCTTCCATCTTGGTGTTGCTAGACAGGTTTCATAGTAAGCCTATCACCATTAGATGGGAAGCCTCAAGGAAAATGGCTTAaacttatttcagtttaaatttttgGTGAAGATGCTTGCATAGGTCGTTTAATCACTTGTAATTCTATGCAGGATAGGCTTTTCAAACACTTCTGATTTTCATTGCCTTTAATAAATTACAAGAGTACCTAAGAAGTTTAAGTATACTTTAGCAGTGTTCTTACTAGCACATTTTGATTTGGACTGAAGTTTTATTTATACAACTATGCTTACCCAACAAATGCTAGAACCACTAAAATGAAGACCAGATGGTAGTGATTAGATTTCGCTttccttttgctgccttttctgccACCCGCATGTTCCTTGTGCTCTGAGAACTTCACCTAGCTGTAGTTGCCTCTTCTATTGCTGTTACAAAAAACCTCTGTTCTCCACATTTTGATACGGTTTGCTTTGAGCATTGCTGCTATGTTTGGATGGTGTAACAGTAAAAGTGTGTTTTACTCTGTGCTCTTTGATGGGTTGAACTGTTCCTGTAAGAGTTCTAGGCCTACTCAAATTAGAAAAACTAGGTAAATTCAGATTAGAAAAGAAGAGGTAAATCTCACTGTGGAAAATTTGTTATAGTAGCTGCAGGTATTTTACAAACATTAACAAGAGAACTGAGAGTTTAAATTGCAGCTCTGCTGCTATTTTCAGACTGTGTGGTTAAAGCATTTGTGTCCTAACCATGTTTGTTTATATGCCACCTCTCCTCTCGACTGCATAGGGTAGCATAAAACATGGCTTCTTTCGCAGCAATCTCAGATGTTAGATTCATGGAATGGAAGGCacattttaaagatcatctagtccaacttccctgcaatgagcagggacatcttgaactagattaggttgctcagagccctgtccaacctgaccttgaatgtttccagggacagGGCATCTACCACCATTCTGGGCTGCCTGTtctagtgtttcaccaccctcatggtaaaaaattttttccttgtatctagtctaaatctaccctcttttagtttaaagccattactccttgtcctattgcaacaggccctgctacaaagtttgtccccatctttcttataagccccctttaagtactgaaaggctgcagtaagatttccctggagccttctccaggctgaacaagcccaactctctcagtctgtactcacaggagaggtgttccatccctccgatcatttttgtggccctcctctggacctgttccaacaggtccatgtcttaaCTGTGCTCaagactccagagctggatgcagtactccaggtggggtctcaccagagcagagcagaggggcagaatcacttcccCCAACCTGCCAGCCTTGCTGCTTTTTATGCAGctcaggatacggttggctttctgggctgcaagtgcacattgccggctcatgtccagcttttcatctaccagtactgggaagtccttcttggcagggctaCTCTCAGTCCCTTCATTGCCCaccctgtattgatactgggggggctgccccatcccaggtgcaggacgtTGCACTtgctgaacctcatgaggttcacatgggcccacttcttgagcttgtccaggtctgTGTGGAGgccatcctgtccctcaggcatgtcaactgcaccactcagcttggtggtggtggcaaatttgctgagggtgcacttgatcccgctgtctatgtcactgatgaatatactaaacagtattggtcccaatatggacccctgagagACACCACTCACcactgatctccatccagacattgagctgttgaccactaccttCTGGATATGACCATCCAACCacttcctcatccactgaacagtccacccatcaaatccatatctctccaatttagagaggaGGATGTTGtaggggactgtgtcaaaggcctcacagaagtccagacagatgacagctgtagctcttcccttgtctactgatgtagccactccatcgtagaaggccactaggttggtcaggcaggacttgcccttggtgaagccatgctggctgtctcaaatcacctccctgtcctccatgtgccttagcatagcttttAGGAGGATCTGTGCCATGATCtacccaggcacagaggtgaggctgacgggtcggtagttcccagggtcctcctttctacgctttttaaaaatgggtgcagtgtttccttttttccagtcaccagggacttcacctgactgctgtgacttttcaaatatcatggagagtggcttggcaactacatcagccagttctctcaggactctgggatgtaTCTCATCAGGGCCCATAGacatgtatgttcaggttcctcaggtggttaTGAACCTGATTTTTTCTTACAGTGGGAGGCCTTGCTTCCCCCAGTCCCCATCTTGTGGTCCATCCactcaagaggtgtgggaagagaggttgccagtgaagactaaggcaaaagatttgttgagtacctcagccatCTCCTTGCCTGTTGTtaaccagtttgccagtcttgttcATCAGGGGGGTGtgttttctttgaccttcctttgcTGGCTGCTATACCTGTATaagccattattattattattattattattctttgcatgccttgccaagttcagctccagctgtgccttggccttcctgaccccatccctacacagcTGGGCAGTGTCCCTATACTCTTCctaggatacctgtccctgcttccactgcctgtgcatttctttcttgcctttcagtttgaccagcaggtctccactcagccatgctggtctcttgccttcctttcctggtttcttacacctggggatcgagagctcttgCACTCTATGGAAGGTGTCCTTAAAGATCTGTCAGCTCTGTTCTGCttccttgtccctgagggcagtttccccaCAGGGTCCTATTGACTGACTCCCTGAAGAGCtagaagtttgctttcctaaaattcagggtcctgactttagtCTTCACCTGACCCAAATCCCTCAGGATTGCAAAGTCCATGAGAGCATgctcactgcagcccaggctgcctccaatcttgatgTCACCAattagctcacttgtgttggtgaCCAGTAGGTCCACTAttgcatcccctctggtagggctgtctgttacctggcttaagaagttatcctcagtgcattCCAGGAGTCTCCTGAATTGCCTACAGCTTgccgtgctacttttccagcagatatcAGGGTGTTTGAAGTGCCCCAGCAGGACGAGAGCCTGCGAGCacgatgcctcctgtagctggagtaagaaggctttgtCAACAGGCTCCCTTTGATCAGGCAGCCTGTAGACAACACtaaccacaaggttccctttgttgccaTAACATAACATATGTCTTatccataagctttcaacctgcttgcAGCTATTCTTCGGAGACAGCTCTTCATGCTACCCATTTCTTGATGTAGAGAGCaacccctccttcctcacctggcccttctgaacagcctgtagccattgATAGCCGTACTCCAGGTATGGAATttgtcccaccaagtttcagtaatggcaactaggttGTAGTTTTCTAGCAGCAtggtggcttccaactcctcctgtttgttgcccgtgctgcgtgcattggtgtagaggcacttcagctgggctgtcgGCCTTGTCACCTTCTTATAGGAAGACTCTGCAgttcctttgaggtatttcactggtgtttcccTCTTGGGTCCTATTACCTCAGGAGCCTTTGGCTCATCTCTGTAAGACTTAAAGTGTGCTCCAGTGTACCCAGCACGGctcagagcaacaggctgagggcccTGGGTAGTCCCATCCCTCTAACCTTGGCGTGTCATCCCGCAGCTTGTCACGGGCAAGCCTGAtattatccccttcccccttcaagtCCAGTTTAAAGCTCTGTCAGTGAGCCCCGCTAGCTCCTGAGCAAAGACCGTCTCCCTGCTTTGAGAAGGGTGAATCCCATCTGacaccagcaggcctggtgctGTGTAGGCCATCCCATTATCGAAAACCCCACAATTGTGGTGGTGACACCATCCACGGAGCTATGCATTAACAGACTGGGTCCATCTGTTTCTTCCAGTGTTGCTGCCTGCAACtggaacaagaggaaaaaataacctgtGCTCCAGATCCCCTTGCCAGCcctcccaaggccctgaagtctctttgaTCACCCTTGGACTACGTGTTGCAGCTTCGTCACCGCCCACATGGAAGAGCAGTAGTGGGTAATAGTGCGAGGGCTGTACCAGGCTAGGGAGTTTCCCGGTGATGTCCTTAAtctgggccccagggaggcagcggACTTCCCTGAGAGGAGGGTCTGTCCGGCACATTGGAccctctgttcccctcagaagggGGTTGCCTACAACTAtaacacattttttccttctttgtggaGGTGGTTGTGTTATGGGGGACAGGCCTTTCTGATCTTGGCAACAGCTCTGGTGTAGATAGACCATCATCCACATCATCCATTGACTGACCTTGCACTGCAGAGCCTCATACCTGTTGTACagaggcacctgggaaggtgaGGTGGGCAAAGAGGGGGTTTGCCTGCCACCCGGAGCACGGACTTGCATGCAAGATAATGGCAGTCAGAATTGCTGTGACTTCTATTGATGCATGAATGCTTTAATTGTGAAATTTCAAGCTCAAAGCTGGATTATCTTTTTAATTTATGTGTATAATTACAGCAGCACCTAGGTAACTGAGTGATGGAACACCCCCGTGCCCCACCTCCGTTTTAATAACACAGCCTGAAGAAAAGGCAGTGATATTGtaatctttttttatataaagcCAAGCATTTAAAGGAGGAAGTGTCATCCACATAAAATACTAAATCCTAGTTACTATTCTTATTTGCGTATTTTCTTGTTGAATCCAATGGTTGCAGTCACACATTTCAGTGTTAGATAGGTGATTACCTGAGTATGCATAACAGAGGTTTTCTTCAAATCTGAAGAGATGCTTTAGCCCTATGGAACAAGCAACATTATCAGGATATTTAGAAATTGATTTGTCAAATAGTGAACTTATTCTTAAATATGTTTCTCTGAATTGATGTTTTCAAGGCCATTTTGATGCAACTTCTGGAATATGCTAACAAGTTAGTTGTGTTAAGCTTTTTGAATACTGCTGTGCACTGAGGACCAGTGAAAAAACAATGTGATTTTATAAAAGTTAAAGTCACTCGGTGCATATGCACAAAAATTGTTTTTTGATAATCTTCCAGACTAAAGCTTTCTCTACAGAACGTGTAGCTGAAGTTAGATAAAGCGTGCATTTTCTCTTACAGCTTACAAGTGAAAGCCAAGTTAGTAGTTTCCTGAAAACCTTTCCtttccaataaaaaaaagaaaaatatagtattctcaaaatgaaaaaaaaagtatattttccaaGTATATagtgtttgtttgtgttttagtTGTTTCAGTTTCTTTAAGTTTATGATCTTTCACCCACCTTTCAATTTTGGATTCTTCAGTATTGGCTTTCTTTGTGTAGTGGTCTACTAATCTCAGAGTTGTTGAGATTCTGTCCTTCTCTCAATTTAAATGATGCTGATTAGAAATACTCAGTTATTGTTTTTCTCAAATTAATACTAATGTTATGATTCACTGAATTAGGTTATTGTAGTTTTGAGAAGTTGCATTTCATTGTTGTTCAGAGTTCTAAACTAGTATTTTTCTGCTAAGTTAAGAATATACTTTTCTGTCCTGAGAAAGCCTTTACTTTTTAGAAGAAACGTTCCAAAAAATCTTTAGcttactgcttttgttttactATTGCATACCAGTTTACCACATGGTaaactaaaatgttttcattttaaataacaaaaactgCAATATGGGTAGCTTCTACTCCagttaaaacaaatcaaaaaaaatattctgggaaCAAGTGGAAAgcgagggggggggcgggatatGCTCTGCGTTATTCTTAGTCCAAGGAACTGTATTGACTGTCAAGTTTTACTTACCTGATTTAGTATTTGTTGGTATAAATATAATCGGCCTGAAAACATTCAACACTTTCTTTAGAAACAAGGATATTTCATGTAAAATGCCAGTGCTGTGTGCTATACTAGAACAACTTAATGTAGGTTAATATTAATCAAGTCAATATGTGccctgagagaaggaaaaaatgtgctCAGTTAGCACAAACTACTGAACAGGAATAAAGCATGAAAGATCTTAAACTGCTAAATTTCACTTCTAGCATTTAAGACACAAATAGTGTTTAGTTTTTAATACTAATATTCTGTCAAGAAACTTCAATAGTTGATAATTTGATCACTGTTCCATATTTCTCTTGTGTGGGTACATATGTAGAGAGATACTTTCCATCCGttatagaaaatgttttatacaTGGTAGCAATGAAGCTAAGATCACAGCTGACGTTGATCCTATTGTCAGTGCATTATGGCTGCTTCTGAACAGAATTTTTAAGTG harbors:
- the USP38 gene encoding ubiquitin carboxyl-terminal hydrolase 38 isoform X1; protein product: MDKILEGLVSSSHPLPLKRVIVRRVVESAETPLSQAQCRAMFALSTRLVLQGPDPFQRQVGRQVLEAYGRYHRAEFEAFFNRGLVLGLLQRGYGELSNRDPAILDYIQAGLRLIMSCPSVLELFELLQVEALRLVCERPAPPLCARLCQLLGDFPQCLPRGRKLSLAFCQQLVRSIAHFQSQGSREAELRLYVSQVTQVSGLLRSVWKAEPDTLLPSLQELFAVISAADTSFEPSVALASLVQHIPLQMITVLIRSLTTDPNVKDASMTQALCRMIDWLSWPLAQHVETWVIALLKGLAAVQKFTILIDVTLLKIELVFNRLWFPLVRPGALAVLSHMLLSFQHSPEAFHLIVPHVVGLVHSFKRDGLPSSTAFLMQLTELIHCMIYHYSGFPELYEPILEAVKDMPKPTEEKIKLILSQSAWTSQSSSLPSCLSRLSGKSETGKTGLINLGNTCYMNSVIQALFMATDFRRHVLSLNLNGCNSLMRKLQHLFAFLAHTQREAYAPRIFFEASRPPWFTPRSQQDCSEYLRFLLDRLHEEERTLKALSSAKTSESIIMNEDSQTQEAVHKAQVFAEAPCMGSEERTLIEKMFGGKLKTTICCLNCKSMSQKEEAFTDLSLAFCPPASLENIGPKCMERSEVKDDYVVQTNTSATSPAGGIPFNNLEVNGGCDTIMNEGTIKDFSTEPNSENTASSELNKVQDNRDMSQRLVGKNTLSVTDLLNYFLAPEILSGDNKYYCEKCASLQNAEKTMQIIEEPEYLILTLLRFSYDPKCHIRRKILDNVSLPLVLELPVRKATSPLAVVSGGWSVGVEISDIGENLAKKLKPSGADEVTCPQLVPYMLSSVVVHSGVSSESGHYYSYARNVTGSGPSGLCHQSTALSLVSPQDKLLTEESPCTVVENELDAEMPREWFLFNDSRVTFTSFQSVQKITSRFPKDTAYVLFYKKQNSTCGFNTNSANGLWVNGDPPLQKDLMDAITKDNKLYLQEQELSARTQALQAASASCSFRPNGFDDNDPPGSCGPTGGGGGGGFSTVGRLVF
- the USP38 gene encoding ubiquitin carboxyl-terminal hydrolase 38 isoform X2, with protein sequence MLLSFQHSPEAFHLIVPHVVGLVHSFKRDGLPSSTAFLMQLTELIHCMIYHYSGFPELYEPILEAVKDMPKPTEEKIKLILSQSAWTSQSSSLPSCLSRLSGKSETGKTGLINLGNTCYMNSVIQALFMATDFRRHVLSLNLNGCNSLMRKLQHLFAFLAHTQREAYAPRIFFEASRPPWFTPRSQQDCSEYLRFLLDRLHEEERTLKALSSAKTSESIIMNEDSQTQEAVHKAQVFAEAPCMGSEERTLIEKMFGGKLKTTICCLNCKSMSQKEEAFTDLSLAFCPPASLENIGPKCMERSEVKDDYVVQTNTSATSPAGGIPFNNLEVNGGCDTIMNEGTIKDFSTEPNSENTASSELNKVQDNRDMSQRLVGKNTLSVTDLLNYFLAPEILSGDNKYYCEKCASLQNAEKTMQIIEEPEYLILTLLRFSYDPKCHIRRKILDNVSLPLVLELPVRKATSPLAVVSGGWSVGVEISDIGENLAKKLKPSGADEVTCPQLVPYMLSSVVVHSGVSSESGHYYSYARNVTGSGPSGLCHQSTALSLVSPQDKLLTEESPCTVVENELDAEMPREWFLFNDSRVTFTSFQSVQKITSRFPKDTAYVLFYKKQNSTCGFNTNSANGLWVNGDPPLQKDLMDAITKDNKLYLQEQELSARTQALQAASASCSFRPNGFDDNDPPGSCGPTGGGGGGGFSTVGRLVF
- the USP38 gene encoding ubiquitin carboxyl-terminal hydrolase 38 isoform X3 is translated as MQLTELIHCMIYHYSGFPELYEPILEAVKDMPKPTEEKIKLILSQSAWTSQSSSLPSCLSRLSGKSETGKTGLINLGNTCYMNSVIQALFMATDFRRHVLSLNLNGCNSLMRKLQHLFAFLAHTQREAYAPRIFFEASRPPWFTPRSQQDCSEYLRFLLDRLHEEERTLKALSSAKTSESIIMNEDSQTQEAVHKAQVFAEAPCMGSEERTLIEKMFGGKLKTTICCLNCKSMSQKEEAFTDLSLAFCPPASLENIGPKCMERSEVKDDYVVQTNTSATSPAGGIPFNNLEVNGGCDTIMNEGTIKDFSTEPNSENTASSELNKVQDNRDMSQRLVGKNTLSVTDLLNYFLAPEILSGDNKYYCEKCASLQNAEKTMQIIEEPEYLILTLLRFSYDPKCHIRRKILDNVSLPLVLELPVRKATSPLAVVSGGWSVGVEISDIGENLAKKLKPSGADEVTCPQLVPYMLSSVVVHSGVSSESGHYYSYARNVTGSGPSGLCHQSTALSLVSPQDKLLTEESPCTVVENELDAEMPREWFLFNDSRVTFTSFQSVQKITSRFPKDTAYVLFYKKQNSTCGFNTNSANGLWVNGDPPLQKDLMDAITKDNKLYLQEQELSARTQALQAASASCSFRPNGFDDNDPPGSCGPTGGGGGGGFSTVGRLVF